A single Triticum dicoccoides isolate Atlit2015 ecotype Zavitan chromosome 2A, WEW_v2.0, whole genome shotgun sequence DNA region contains:
- the LOC119352227 gene encoding beta-glucosidase 12-like codes for MAARALLAVIFPYLLMVVASSADDGAYGLQPISRRSFPKGFIFGTASSSYQYEGAAMEGGRGSSIWDNFTHQHPDKIADKSNGDVALDSYHLYKEDVRLMKDMGMDAYRFSISWTRILPDGTLRGGVNQEGIKYYNNLIDELLSKGVQPFVTLFHWDSPQGLEDKYGGFLSPNIINDYKDFAEVCFKEFGDRVKHWITLNEPWSFCVWGYAEGVSAPGRCSPWEKANCSAGDSGREPYTVGHHQILAHAAAARLYKQKYKGMQKGKIGITLVANWVIPLSRSKSSIAATKRSMEFMLGWFLDPLCRGDYPQSMKVLVGNRLPQFTKKQSKLVKGAFDFVGLNYYTTNYVGSLPPSKGTRNSYSTDAQAIRTGVRNGVPIGPQAASPWLYVYPQGFRDLLLYIKDNYHNPTIYITENGIDEANNKSLPLKEALKDDARIDFHHRHLDALLSAIRDGANVKGYFVWSLLDDFEWTSGYTVRFGLHFVDYDHGLKRYPKRSAGWFKKFLKDDLTDQLETSDKDGGIVRVADCDRCLTDYAVCWNNKILRDLKINVTRGSCANISSDTKV; via the exons ATGGCTGCAAGAGCATTGCTGGCGGTTATCTTCCCATAtctccttatggttgtcgcttccaGTGCCGACGACGGCGCCTATGGCCTGCAGCCCATAAGCCGGAGGAGCTTCCCCAAGGGCTTCATCTTTGGGACGGCCTCCTCGTCCTACCAG TATGAGGGTGCTGCAATGGAGGGGGGCAGGGGATCAAGCATCTGGGACAACTTCACTCACCAACACCCAG ATAAAATCGCCGACAAAAGCAATGGGGATGTGGCACTGGACTCCTACCATCTTTACAAG GAAGATGTGCGCCTTATGAAGGATATGGGAATGGATGCATACAGGTTCTCCATCTCATGGACAAGAATTCTTCCAG ATGGAACTCTGAGAGGTGGAGTCAACCAAGAAGGCATCAAGTATTACAACAACTTGATCGATGAGTTGTTGTCCAAAG GGGTGCAGCCATTTGTGACACTTTTTCACTGGGACTCTCCACAGGGATTGGAAGATAAATACGGAGGATTTCTTAGCCCTAATATCAT AAATGACTATAAAGACTTTGCTGAAGTCTGCTTCAAAGAATTTGGAGATCGCGTGAAGCATTGGATCACATTGAATGAGCCATGGTCCTTTTGCGTTTGGGGTTATGCAGAGGGCGTATCCGCACCAGGTCGGTGTTCTCCGTGGGAGAAGGCAAACTGCAGCGCCGGGGATTCAGGGAGGGAGCCGTACACTGTCGGCCACCATCAGATACTCGCTCATGCAGCAGCTGCGAGATTGTATAAACAGAAATATAAG GGCATGCAGAAGGGCAAGATCGGAATAACTTTGGTCGCAAACTGGGTTATTCCCTTATCCCGTTCAAAATCAAGCATTGCCGCGACGAAACGCTCTATGGAATTCATGCTTGGATG GTTTTTGGACCCGCTCTGCAGAGGAGACTACCCCCAGAGCATGAAAGTATTGGTTGGAAACCGCCTGCCGCAATTCACCAAAaaacaatctaaattggtgaagggtgCATTTGACTTCGTTGGACTCAACTACTATACTACAAACTACGTTGGTAGCCTTCCTCCATCAAAAGGCACGAGGAACAGCTACTCTACTGACGCTCAAGCTATTCGTACCG GTGTTCGAAATGGTGTTCCCATAGGTCCTCAG GCCGCTTCGCCTTGGCTCTACGTCTATCCTCAAGGCTTTCGTGATCTGCTACTTTATATCAAGGATAATTACCACAATCCAACCATCTACATCACTGAAAATG GAATTGACGAAGCCAACAATAAGAGCCTACCACTCAAGGAAGCCCTCAAGGACGACGCTAGGATAGACTTCCACCACAGGCACCTTGATGCCCTGTTGAGTGCGATCAG GGATGGGGCAAACGTGAAGGGGTACTTCGTGTGGTCACTGCTCGATGACTTCGAGTGGACGAGCGGGTACACGGTGCGGTTTGGGTTACACTTTGTGGACTACGACCATGGTCTGAAGCGGTACCCCAAGCGCTCTGCTGGCTGGTTCAAGAAGTTCCTCAAGGATGATctcactgatcaactggaaaccagCGACAAAGATGGAGGCATTGTACGTGTTGCAGATTGCGATAGATGCTTGACTGATTATGCAGTTTGTTGGAACAACAAAATACTTCGCGATTTAAAGATCAATGTAACAAGAGGCTCGTGCGCCAACATATCTAGTGATACCAAAGTATAG